CGCGGCTCCTCGACCGCGATCGAGATGGCGAAATGGGGCAGGCCGTGGAGGAAATTGGTGGTGCCATCGAGCGGATCGATGATCCAGCGCGGCTTCGACGGATCGCCCGCGATCTCGCCGCCTTCCTCGAGGATGAAGCCCCAGTCGGGCCGGGCCTTGCGCAGTTCCTCGACCAGCGTCTGCTCGGCGCGCTTGTCGGCCATCGACACGAAATCGGCGGGCCCCTTGCGGCTCACCTGAAGCTGCTGGACCTCGTTGAAATCGCGCCGCAGCCGGGGCGCCGCCTTGCGCGCCGCGCGGTCCATGACGGTGATGAGGCCGGAATGAGCTACCATATTCTTCTCCCCCTCCCTTTCAAGGGAGGGGCCAGGGGTGGGTGACGAAGCCGAGGGGTCGATCCCCTCGGCGAAGTTCTGCGAAAGGCCGGAGAGGCTCGCTGACGCTCGCCACCCACCCCTCGATCCCCTCCCTTGAAAGGGGGGGGAGGCTACTCAATCCGCGCGGCGGACATATTCCTGGCTGTAGACGTCGACGACGATGCGGGTGCCGCTGGCGATATGCGGGGGCACCATCACGCGGACGCCATTTTCGAGCAGGGCCGGCTTGTAGCTGGACGAGGCGGTCTGCCCCTTCACCACCGCATCGGCCTCGACGATCATCGCCTCGACGGTGTCGGGCAGCTGCACCGAGATCGGGCGCTCGTCATACAGCTCCATCACCACGTCCATGCCGTCGTTCAGGAAGGCGGCGGCATCGCCGAGCAGGTCGCGCGGCAGGGTGATCTGCTCGTAGGTATCCTTGTCCATGAAGGTCAGGTCGTCGCCCTCGGCGAACAGGAACTGGAAATCCTTGGTGTCGAGGCGGACGCGCTCGACGGTCTCGGCCGAACGGAAGCGGACATTGTTCTTCCGCCCGTCGATCAGGTTCTTCATCTCGACCTGCATATAGGCGCCGCCCTTGCCGGGCTGGGTATGCTGGATCTTGACCGCGCGCCAGATACCGCCTTCATATTCGATGATATTGCCGGGACGGATGTCCACGCCGCTGATCTTCATGGTTCACCTGAGACTGTGAGGATTTGAAAGAGCCGGCGGGCGCCATAGCGATACTGCGCTGAATTGGCAATGCGGCCCGGTGTCGCCCCGGCGGAGGCCGGAGCCGCAAGAGGCGGGCGCGGAACCATTTCGTGGCGGCTCCGGCCTCCGCCGGAACGACGGGTTACGCCACCCGCGCCGCCTGCCT
The sequence above is drawn from the Rhizorhabdus dicambivorans genome and encodes:
- the efp gene encoding elongation factor P; amino-acid sequence: MKISGVDIRPGNIIEYEGGIWRAVKIQHTQPGKGGAYMQVEMKNLIDGRKNNVRFRSAETVERVRLDTKDFQFLFAEGDDLTFMDKDTYEQITLPRDLLGDAAAFLNDGMDVVMELYDERPISVQLPDTVEAMIVEADAVVKGQTASSSYKPALLENGVRVMVPPHIASGTRIVVDVYSQEYVRRAD